The window TCCCTAGCCCTGCAGAAATTACCTGTGCACcacagttgttttgttttgtttgggggGTGCTAAAACTGGTTTCTATCTGCAGAATTATTTAACACTGTGCTACTCATTAGTGTAGAGCAAGGAAGTTTTTTGTTGGACATGGGACTGTTAAGCAGGAGATGAAGCTCTATTCTTAGCTCACTCTCCAAGCCTTCCTCTGTGAACTGGAGAAAATCATTTGGTCTTCTTAAGGCTTTATGTTCGGCAGCTGTAAGCAGGAGAAGAGTAAGTTCTGCAAGTGCTCACTAATGAGGCCTTTTAATTCATGAGTGTGTTGTCACGACGCTTTGGGATCCTGAAAGGGAAGGTCCCAAATAAAGGCAAAGGACATACTGCTGCATTCTTCCTTTTCATGATCAGAAAGAGCAGTTCAGAGAAGTCTGTTGAAGTCCTGTTTCCTCCACCCTTTAATAGATCCATCATCAAATATaaacacatttgttttccttctggctCACTTTCAGCTTTCATGTCTTACTCCTGTGGAAAATCTCCTAACACAGATCCTTTGGTTTCTGTTAATTATTGCTTTGTGCTATTTAAGAAAAGTGAAGAATAATAAAGAGTAACAAAGTAGTTGGAGGAACTGTGCAGTAGAAAGGATAGCTTTTGGACAATTCATGAAATAGTTGGTGCCTTTTAATAGTAGAGCGGCCCCTCTGCTCatgaattattcattttaatgcttttgttaTAATGGCGACAGTGTTCAGTCTCGGAGGCTGTTCTGGATAGCCTTCCTCTGCTGAAatactgcacagcagcagctacCATTTGCTTCATAAAATATTGCCTTTATGTCAGTAATGTattgagaaaatatattttcacaatcaagaaagtgagaaaaggaggagaaaataacCAAATAACCAAGAAGGTATGTTTTGCCAAAAGGCTCAGTTAGTAAACTTTTCTGGGAGCTGTTCACGGAAATTATTTAGgataaatatttctgctgaTTGTTGTGTTTATTAATGCAAACCGTACAATAATAACGCATTAGGGAACTTGCTCTATGTAGTGCTGTGCAATAAAAGGCAGATTAAAAACAATCACTGTACATAAAcatattacatttttctttaaattaatgtttaaaaatctccttgaaacatatattttttttaagatgaaacaTAACATAACCCACATAACCCACACAGAAAATGTATATGAGTCATatgcatacagaaataaaagtttctTTGTGGTATCTAGTATCAGTCTTTCATTTAAGCACGGACTTTCCTAAACAGAAATTCCAGTGCAAATGGTTCAGGGTTCTCACCTCCCTGTCCCCCACCTCCCTACCCTTTTCTTGTGCTGACTTCAGCTGGTGCGTCTGGCAGGGTTAGGGACGGTCCCTGTGCGGAGTGGGGAATTTGGGGCTGGGGACTTTGGTACTGGTTTCAATGGGCACAAGCGTGCGCAAGCACAGCGCACGCTCTCTCTATAACGTATTTCAAAAAGGAGTGTTTCCTCCTAAGCCATACATGTGCTCATAAAATGTCTTCAGGCaatagatgtgtgtgtgtgtgtgtgtgtgcgtgtgtgtgtgtggagaggGGGAACGGAAGCAGCGAGCAGATAGATGAACGATTAGGTCATTTGGATTAGGAATGAGGGTTTTTTACACTGAGCTCTCTTCTCATTCCTGGCTGATCAGATTCTCTGCACACATGCGGGGTTGAAACTGCGTcagtagagaaaagaaaactccaTAGATGGATATAGTGGCAGAACTATAGGGAGTATCGAAGAGGGGAAAAGTTTGAATTGAAAGTATATGCGGTTTAGGGGAATCTGAATCATGCAGTGTTACTTTCGCTTCTTCTAGGCTTCTATTTCCTACGAACAAACCATTGGGGAGATAGAAGTTCTGATTTAGATAATGTCTTGCAGTCTTTGGAATAACACATTCTGCTGGAGGGGGAGTTCTGGCAATGAAGGTTGTGCTCTGGGGATAGAGAGCCGTCCCCTCTGCCCGCACACACTGTGGTTCTGCTCTGGGTGTCACCTGGGGGCCTTTCCCCGCAAAACATCCCTGGGTTTGGGTGGGTGCACTGTGTAAAATGGGAGCACCGATGGGAacccctccttttcctttttcctgtagcTCTGCTCAGACCATTCTCTGTTAGCATGGTAGTGGTACAAAGTGTGTGGTCTTTCAGCTCTGACTAATGCATTTTGTGCTGTGTGACTGAAAATGCCTCATAGCCTGCCAGGGCTGACTGAGGGCTGTGGAATGTGGtgccttttctctgtttctctgattcttttttcttcttttttttttttcttttttttcttttcttttttttttttttcttcagcagaagtgTGTAGGCAGCCTGTTGAGAAACCTCAAGATGCAGGGGAAATGCTTGCATGTTGTGGAATGTGGCTTCCCCTGGGAGACCCCCACTAGGCAGTCAGTGAATGAGCGGGGCTGGAGAATGAGAAAGGGAGGAGGCTGGAGGCAGAGAGAGATAGGAAAGAgtgagagaggaggaaggaaggaggtggAAGCGGAGGGGCCCGTTTCCCTTTTTCTGAAGCAATGACAGCTGGTTCTGTCCAGACTCACATGACAAAgtgctgtggagagcagtgcTTGAGCTTGAAGCTAGCCAGCACTGATGGTCAGCTGATCttattctcttcttttccagGCTTTGGTCAGGTGATCCACAGTGACCGGTCAGCCCACCAAGAAGATACCTCAGCAACCAGGTAAGAGATAAGCTGCATGCTTTTACATGCAACTGGAGGGCAGGGGGTTCATATAGCCTAGCATTGCTTGaatagttcagaaaaaaaaagctcctggTTTGCTTTGGTGTATAACACTATGATTGTTCTCAATGCCACTATTTTTCCTATTCAatcttctccttctctctttttttccttcaatctGTCTTTAATTACAAACAGTATGAAGgcttttttggaagaaaaaaatagacttATTGTGCATTGCTAAATATAGACCTGGGGATTGCATGAATGTTGCGTTCTGTTactttttgaataaaataactTTCCGTAATGCAAGTGTGTCAAACTCATATTTAGAGGGGAATTCCCAAATACTTAAACTATGAGTCATAAAAAGTTAAAGGACCAGTACAACAGCTTAGGATAAAAACTCTGCTCAGTCGTGGGAAGCTGCTTTCTTGTGTGTTGGTAGTCTTAAAAAAACAGAGATGTGCAAAAGCTGGAGAAATGCTAATTGCTGACCAGAATCCAAAACATACATAGTGAATGCTAAGCAGAGAACTGGGGGTAAGATTATTAGAATGCTCTCAGTTTcatgtgtgttttctttcattgtttctgtttgcaaacCTTGCGAAAAGAGTCTTCTCATGTCCTGAGGGTGCCTCAAAGGACTCCAACTCTCTAATTCCTTTGTATAAGGTcttagaaagaaaggaaaaaaaaagaaagaaagaaaaagaaaaaaaaaaccaacaagtgGTAATAAGTGTGCTTACTGCAAGGAAGtgaaaattggaaaataaaaatatatggcAGGTAGTACAGACTAAAGTGGTTTTCAGCTGGTTGTATGCCTAACTATTGTGCCTCATTCCCTTCTCTTTCAACATCACTCTGTCATGCATTCTCCCTTACCTTTACTTCTCTTTACTGAAAGATCTCAGATACTCTCTGAAATCTGGAACAACTCGTAATGAAAGATGCATTCACGAGTTTTTAAGGTGAAAAAGACAGTTGAGAGTTCTAGCTCCCACCTGTAGCTCTGACAAACTCCTCATGATCTGAGCTTGAAGACTTTATTTTGATAAGGTGTTGTAgaaatttttgtattttactgaTAACCTTATCTACTATTCTgcaatatttaaacaaaaactgtgAAACATGCTTTTTTCCTGTCATCATATGCAGTGTCTTGTAAGATGCTGGTACTGTACCCAGCAGGGATAAAGGTACATGGATTTGcaattatatttcatttcatgctgcttctcttttctcactGTTAAAAAATGTCTCTAGTCACGATAAGCTGGCTGTGCAGTATTGACATTGCCTTACAACAGTTTACCCTTGCTCAGGTAAACTGAAGTTTCATCTGAGGGAAGGAGAACCTAGAACAGAGTAGTGAGATAGGCGGAAGACTCTTTCTGTTTACCCTTGTGGTCCTTAATCATTTGCAAGGTTAAGGAAACACCCTGCTTCAAGTGACCAAATTTGTGGCTAATTACAAGAAGCATGTGAAGTGTCAAACACGTTAGTAGTGGTAATAGTGTATTTACAAAAGGATAATAAAGTGACGTTGGCTTTTTTACTGCGTCATGGCCCAGGGAGCATTCTGTCTCTGGCAAGTTGAACAGCATCAGGCAACACAGACAAGGAAGAGGATGGTCATGTACCAGAGGAACTATGTTTTCATATAGGTAAGGTCATAGCAGCAATTATAAGTGAGATAGTTCTCTACTAAAGGGTTGGGGACTTATTTGTCTCTTTTTAGAGGATGGAGGGAAGTAGAGGCTTCGTGAGGTGTAGAAAGATGAGTGAAGTGAAACAGTGTCAGGCAGTAATGACTGGTTAGCACAGACTACCCTATAGAGGCTTGTCGATTTGTCAGGGGGACCAACGATGAGGTGCTCTCTCTTCAGCGTAATCTTACTGAGATCAGGGAGTTGCATAGGCTTGGCATTTTGGAGAAATGAGGTATCAAGTCTGAAAATGTCCCAGGCTCATGTAGTCATTCCACATGGGCTTCATCTAAAGTAAAGTGATCTTTTATGAATAGATGCaaattttcttatgtttcaCGGTGCTGTCCTTAGGGGAATTCCTAGCAGGTGGGCTTGTCTGAGGCTGCGTGCTGTAGAGGTACTATTGGTATACGTGCATAAACAAGGCAGTTCATATCTTACATGTGTGCactgcagagaggagcagagctggaataGGTAAATGTGAAACTATTTCAGAGAgtactgttttttatttgtctAGCTAAAACTAGATATTCACTGTGTTATTCATATGTGTTGTTGTTGATATtgttatttgtgtttctttttttcaacataagattgttctttaatttattaattGTCAATGAGCACTAGTATGTTTGACTTTTGGCCAACTAGCCAGTCTTattcaaatgcatttcagagataggaaatattttaactttgagtgtatttctaccttttcttttgtgtttttaatatatttgcatttgGAGAATGAGGtttgtttgaaatatttcaggtgCAGTCCTTCAATTTCCACTTATTGAAGTTAGAATATCTCtgtcaaaataatttctaacTTGTGAGCACTTTAGGTCACATTTATTTAACTCTAGAGTTGCCTAATGATCATGATTGCTTTGACGCtaagtaggaaaaaatgaataactTGCCTGCAAATGAGGAACTGATTCTGTGTGTATGGCATTGTAAAGGATAAGAGTAGTTTTCCTTAGAGTAGTGGAAGAAAAATCAGGAGTTTAATGGCTCTACTGAGTAAACTTGCAAGAAAATAGCCTCTTAACACTCTTAAATACAGAGACGCTTTCATAAATTTAAGAAGCTTTCATAAGTTTGGgaatctcaagaaaaaaaaatgggggaaagAACAGATAGATCACATTATTTTAACGAGATATTTATGATTAGGAGGTGTTTTACTGTTCACTGTCtcatttatatacatattaaTTGATTTTGGAGAATGAAGACTGAAGTTTCCAAGAGTTCTTTTACTTGATACAGGGTAGACTTTGCTGCTACTTATTTGAGTAGGACCTTGATACGTGCTTGTGAGGGCTTAATTTAACACCCAAGTGTTAAAATTAAGTGGTATCCCACTTTTGTTTCAGTGGACAATGCTGTagttgctttaaaacaaaacccttctcttttttcctagCTTCACTTTCCTAGCAGACTTACGAGCACAAACATGACAAATCTGGAATAGGATTTTCCAGTTttgaggagctgaggagcttAGACCTCTTTGCCATTATTCACATCCTTCTCTTAAGTCTTCGGTTGCATATTAAAGCTCAGTCACGCGAAATAGCCCTGCCATTAGGTAAAATCTTGCTTGTATCTTTAAGCGCCTCTTAGACGTACGTAGCTTATTGCCTCGCTTGAATTTTCAGGCGGGCGCGGGGTTTGCTCCCTTAAGTCCTACGCCGCTGCTGCAAGCCGAGGAGAGCGGCGCCCGGCTTCGCCTACAGCGAGCCGCCCGGCCGCCTTCTGTGGTAAAAGCGCGGCGCCCCCTCCCGGGCGCTCCCGCCGCTGCAGCGCCCCGCGGGCTGCGCACTCCGGCGGGCAGCCGGAGGCCGCAGCGaccccttctcctccttccgAGAGAGCCGGGGATGCTGGGGACAGCTCGGGAACGTCGAGCGTTTCGCTGGTTTCTCGCTTTCTGCCGGCGTTTCACGCCTGTTTCTTTTATGAGTGCGGTTTCCACAATGTAATACGCAGCAAACGGCGATGTGAGATGAGagaaaatactaaaaagaaTACACCTCGATGAAAACTGGCATCTGTtctgaaacaatgaaaagaGGCCCTTGATAAGTCTTCTTTATATTAACTGCGATGCAGCATTGCTATTAGCAAAGGAAATTTAGCCTTAGTGCAAAAGTATTCTGTCAGAAATATCTGTTGTAACCTTCCCAGATCATACAGGACTATAACAAAATGTTATAAGTCCCTAAAGCTTCTCAAATAAAGTGTTTCATGTTAGTGTTTAATTTCAATATGTGTGAGTTATTTCCAAATCAATTTTGCCTTACCTCTTAGcagctgagaagaaagaaaaaatcttagGACTATATGTGCTGATAGAAGTAATAAGCTTCTGAAATAGTCATGAGCCCTGACACTTAATCACTGTTTATGAGGAATGATTATTCAGAAGTGAAAGTCCTGCCACAACATGCTTATATTCCAATTGAAAGCTGTCATCGCAGTACCTGCTCAAAACTTCAGTTACATGGACTGAATATCCTGTAAGTTCATCTTGTTAAAGGAGTAAACAAGAAGCTATACGAGATGTTAAAATGCCCCTGTACTTTTGGCCCTGTACCCTAAGAGTAAAGCAGATACTCTGTAAAGTGCAAGAGCTAGATACATGGAAGTGCTTGTGAGGGACTCGTCTCTGGCAGCTTCCCGTCATTTCCACCTGCTGCCGCATGGAATGCTTTGACCAGTGATAGCAGATTGTGCTGTGTGGTTCTGATGAGAAGGGTTGTTCTGAGCTTGAATGCAGAAGGTGCCATACC of the Gallus gallus isolate bGalGal1 chromosome 1, bGalGal1.mat.broiler.GRCg7b, whole genome shotgun sequence genome contains:
- the LOC107055472 gene encoding uncharacterized protein LOC107055472 isoform X1 — its product is MGSYPGFGQVIHSDRSAHQEDTSATREHSVSGKLNSIRQHRQGRGWSCTRGTMFSYSFIPEKCTELPPLPKQGMCSSHRFQSQYRALSQALSH